In Ferrimicrobium acidiphilum DSM 19497, the DNA window AAGCTTGTCAAGTTAGACCGTAAAGCCGTATACATCCGTCGTGAAAGCATCCACCAGTTGACTCGTTATCTGGTGGATAACTACAGCGAAGTTAAGATTGAAGACCTTAACCTCGCTGCCATGAAACGGAGCATGGGAAGACGGGCATTCCGCCGTTCGGTATCCGATGCCGGACTCGGAGCCTTTCGACCAACGCTTACCTACAAGGCAGAACGTGTGGGAGTGAAGGTAGTCGTTGTAAATCGCTTCTTCCCGTCATCACAGATCCACCACAACTGCGGAGGCAGACTAACGGGTGCAAAGCTCGCTAA includes these proteins:
- a CDS encoding RNA-guided endonuclease TnpB family protein; amino-acid sequence: KLVKLDRKAVYIRRESIHQLTRYLVDNYSEVKIEDLNLAAMKRSMGRRAFRRSVSDAGLGAFRPTLTYKAERVGVKVVVVNRFFPSSQIHHNCGGRLTGAKLAKRLTCDTCHVEVDRDENASLNIRDWSVISPGLVESSALFVPRPFGTGGSSDDGMTHHLERACKTGSNTGRAWRGKNDSWTSENEVRGKNLVKGASK